A window of Streptomyces sp. SAI-127 contains these coding sequences:
- a CDS encoding aspartate carbamoyltransferase catalytic subunit produces the protein MQRHLISAADLTRDDAVLILDTAEEMARVADRPIKKLPTLRGRTIVNLFFEDSTRTRISFEAAEKRLSADVINFTAKGSSVSKGESLKDTAQTLEAMGVDAVVIRHGASGAPYRLATSGWIDAAVINAGDGTHQHPTQALLDAFTMRRRLVGRDAGIGQDLSGKRITIVGDILHSRVARSNVDLLHTLGAEVTLVAPPTLVPVGVETWPCEVAYDLDSTLAKSDAVMMLRVQRERMNAAFFPTEREYSRRYGLDGDRMARMPEHAIVMHPGPMVRGMEITAEVADSDRCTVVEQVANGVSIRMAVLYLLLGGNEPAVSHTRIEEK, from the coding sequence CTCGGCCGCCGACCTCACCCGCGACGACGCCGTCCTGATCCTCGACACCGCCGAGGAGATGGCCCGGGTCGCCGACCGGCCGATCAAGAAGCTGCCGACCCTGCGCGGCCGCACGATCGTCAACCTCTTCTTCGAGGACTCCACACGCACGCGTATCTCCTTCGAAGCCGCCGAGAAGCGTCTCTCGGCGGACGTCATCAACTTCACCGCCAAGGGCTCCAGCGTGTCCAAGGGCGAGTCCCTCAAGGACACCGCCCAGACCCTGGAGGCCATGGGTGTCGACGCCGTCGTCATCCGCCACGGCGCCTCGGGGGCGCCGTACCGCCTTGCCACCTCCGGCTGGATCGACGCGGCCGTCATCAACGCCGGTGACGGCACCCACCAGCACCCCACCCAGGCCCTGCTGGACGCGTTCACCATGCGCCGGCGGCTCGTCGGACGGGACGCGGGGATCGGCCAGGACCTCTCCGGCAAGCGCATCACGATCGTCGGCGACATCCTGCACAGCCGGGTCGCCCGATCCAACGTCGACCTGCTGCACACCCTCGGCGCCGAGGTCACCCTCGTCGCCCCGCCCACCCTGGTGCCGGTCGGTGTCGAGACCTGGCCGTGCGAGGTCGCGTACGACCTCGACAGCACCCTCGCCAAGTCCGACGCGGTGATGATGCTGCGCGTGCAGCGCGAGCGGATGAACGCCGCCTTCTTCCCCACCGAGCGCGAGTACTCGCGGCGCTACGGCCTGGACGGCGACCGCATGGCGCGGATGCCGGAGCACGCCATCGTGATGCACCCCGGCCCCATGGTCCGCGGCATGGAGATCACCGCCGAGGTCGCCGACTCCGACCGCTGCACCGTCGTCGAGCAGGTCGCAAACGGAGTCTCCATCCGGATGGCAGTTCTGTATCTGCTGCTCGGTGGCAATGAGCCCGCCGTCTCCCACACCCGTATCGAGGAGAAGTAA
- a CDS encoding dihydroorotase yields MSKILIRGAKVLGGEPQDVLIDGDVIEAVGTGLSDEGAEVVDAAGKVLLPGLVDLHTHLREPGREDSETVLTGTRAAASGGYTAVFAMANTFPVADTAGVVEQVYRLGQQHGYCDVQPIGAVTVGLEGRKLAELGAMHESAAGVTVFSDDGKCVDDAVIMRRALEYVKAFGGVVAQHAQEPRLTEGAQMNEGVVSAELGLGGWPAVAEESIIARDVLLAEHVGSRVHICHLSTAGSVEIVRWAKSRGIDVTAEVTPHHLLLTDELVRSYNPVYKVNPPLRTERDVLALREALADGTIDIVATDHAPHPHEDKDCEWAAAAMGMVGLETALSVVQETMVDTGLLDWAGVAERMSFKPAEIGQAKGHGRPVSAGEPANLMLVDTEYRGSVDPAGFASRSRNTPYEGRELPGRVTHTWLRGKATLVDGKLT; encoded by the coding sequence ATGAGCAAGATCCTGATCCGTGGTGCGAAGGTCCTCGGCGGCGAGCCGCAGGACGTGCTGATCGACGGCGATGTCATCGAGGCGGTCGGCACGGGGCTTTCGGACGAGGGCGCCGAGGTCGTCGACGCGGCCGGGAAGGTGCTCCTGCCGGGCCTCGTCGACCTGCACACCCATCTGCGCGAACCGGGCCGCGAGGACTCCGAGACCGTGCTGACGGGCACGCGCGCGGCGGCCTCCGGCGGTTACACCGCCGTGTTCGCCATGGCCAACACCTTCCCGGTCGCCGACACCGCCGGTGTGGTCGAGCAGGTCTACCGGCTCGGCCAGCAGCACGGCTACTGCGACGTGCAGCCCATCGGCGCCGTCACCGTCGGCCTGGAGGGCCGCAAGCTCGCCGAGCTCGGTGCCATGCACGAGTCGGCCGCCGGTGTGACCGTCTTCTCCGACGACGGCAAGTGCGTCGACGACGCCGTGATCATGCGGCGCGCGCTGGAGTACGTGAAGGCCTTCGGCGGGGTCGTCGCCCAGCACGCCCAGGAGCCGCGGCTGACCGAGGGCGCCCAGATGAACGAGGGCGTCGTCTCCGCCGAGCTGGGGCTCGGGGGCTGGCCCGCGGTGGCCGAAGAATCGATCATCGCCCGGGACGTCCTGCTCGCCGAGCACGTCGGCTCCCGCGTCCACATCTGCCACCTCTCGACCGCCGGGTCCGTCGAGATCGTCCGCTGGGCCAAGTCCCGCGGCATCGACGTCACCGCCGAGGTCACCCCGCACCACCTGCTCCTCACCGACGAGCTGGTCCGGTCGTACAACCCGGTCTACAAGGTGAACCCGCCGCTGCGCACCGAGCGGGACGTGCTCGCCCTGCGCGAGGCCCTGGCCGACGGCACCATCGACATCGTCGCCACCGACCACGCCCCGCACCCGCACGAGGACAAGGACTGCGAGTGGGCCGCGGCCGCCATGGGCATGGTCGGCCTGGAGACCGCGTTGTCAGTGGTGCAGGAGACCATGGTGGACACCGGGCTCCTCGACTGGGCCGGGGTCGCCGAGCGCATGTCCTTCAAGCCCGCCGAGATCGGTCAGGCGAAGGGGCACGGGCGTCCCGTCTCGGCTGGTGAGCCCGCCAACCTCATGCTCGTCGACACGGAATACCGTGGGTCCGTGGACCCCGCGGGCTTCGCCTCGCGCAGCCGCAACACTCCGTACGAGGGGCGTGAGCTGCCGGGCCGTGTCACGCACACGTGGCTCCGGGGCAAGGCCACGCTCGTCGACGGGAAGCTCACGTGA
- the carA gene encoding glutamine-hydrolyzing carbamoyl-phosphate synthase small subunit, with product MTTSTRGASKAPAVLVLEDGRIFRGRSYGAVGETFGEAVFSTGMTGYQETLTDPSYDRQIVVATAPQIGNTGWNDEDDESSRIWVSGYVVRDPARVPSNWRAKRSLDDELVAQDIVGISGIDTRALTRHLRERGSMRAGIFSGEAIAAEPELVARVQAQPHMKGASLYEEVATKEAYVVPAVGEKKFTVAAIDLGIKGMTPHRMAERGIEVHVLPATATAEDVYAVAPDGVFFSNGPGDPATADGPVALMTAVLERRTPLFGICFGNQILGRALGFGTYKLKYGHRGINQPVQDRTTGKVEVTAHNHGFAVDAPLDKVSETTFGRAEVSHVCLNDDVVEGLQLLDQPAFSVQYHPEAAAGPHDAAYLFDRFVSLMEGQRA from the coding sequence ATGACCACCTCCACAAGGGGGGCCTCGAAGGCTCCCGCGGTACTCGTCCTGGAGGACGGCCGGATCTTCCGCGGCCGCTCCTACGGGGCCGTGGGGGAGACCTTCGGCGAGGCCGTCTTCTCCACCGGCATGACCGGCTACCAGGAGACCCTGACCGACCCGTCGTACGACCGCCAGATCGTCGTCGCGACCGCCCCGCAGATCGGCAACACCGGCTGGAACGACGAGGACGACGAGTCGAGCCGCATCTGGGTCTCCGGCTACGTCGTGCGCGACCCCGCGCGCGTGCCGTCCAACTGGCGCGCCAAGCGCTCCCTGGACGACGAACTGGTCGCGCAGGACATCGTCGGGATCTCCGGCATCGACACCCGCGCGCTCACCCGCCACCTGCGCGAGCGCGGCTCGATGCGCGCCGGGATCTTCTCCGGCGAGGCGATCGCCGCCGAACCCGAGCTCGTCGCCCGCGTTCAGGCCCAGCCGCACATGAAGGGCGCCTCGCTCTACGAGGAGGTCGCCACCAAGGAGGCGTACGTCGTCCCCGCGGTCGGTGAGAAGAAGTTCACGGTCGCCGCGATCGACCTCGGCATCAAGGGCATGACCCCGCACCGCATGGCCGAGCGCGGCATCGAGGTGCACGTCCTGCCGGCCACGGCCACCGCGGAGGACGTCTACGCCGTCGCCCCCGACGGAGTCTTCTTCTCCAACGGGCCCGGCGACCCGGCCACGGCCGACGGCCCGGTCGCGCTGATGACCGCCGTCCTGGAGCGCAGGACGCCCCTGTTCGGCATCTGCTTCGGCAACCAGATCCTCGGCCGCGCGCTCGGCTTCGGCACCTACAAGCTGAAGTACGGCCACCGGGGCATCAACCAGCCCGTGCAGGACCGGACCACCGGCAAGGTCGAGGTCACCGCGCACAACCACGGATTCGCCGTGGACGCGCCGCTCGACAAGGTCAGCGAGACCACGTTCGGCCGTGCCGAGGTCTCCCACGTCTGCCTGAACGACGACGTCGTGGAGGGGCTCCAGCTGCTCGACCAGCCGGCCTTCTCCGTCCAGTACCACCCCGAAGCGGCAGCGGGCCCGCACGACGCCGCCTACCTGTTCGACCGGTTCGTATCATTGATGGAGGGCCAGCGTGCCTAA